The genomic stretch ATTATATATTTTCTGAATTCTGTATATTCTTTTATGTTTTTTATAGCTGGATGTGCCATAGAATAAAATGGTTCATCAATTATAATTTCAAATATATCAGAACTAAACATTTTTAAATTATGAAAAAATGCTGGTACTGTTATAAATATAATTTTTTGATTTAATATAGTTTTATTATTTATTCTTGATTTTTTATTAAAATACATATTAGATGAAGATATATAAGATGAAATTATATTATAAGTATGTTTTAAAACTATATTAGAAGCACCTATTATAACAACTTTTTTATTATTGTTAATAGAATCAAATATTTTTTTTAACATTGCGGCATATTTAATTCTACTTGGCAAAAACATGGCAATTTTGTTTTCTGAAATATTATCTTTTATAACATCTATTTTTGATACTTTATAAGTTTCTTCTTTTAAGATGCTATTTATGTCTAAAGAACTTATATCTTTATTTAACTGCTCATTGCTTTTTAAATTTAAATCTTTCAAATAAAATTTTAAAAATTTATGTTTTAAATTATATGAATTTTCTTGTCTAAAATTACCAACTATATCTAAATATATGCTTGTTGGATTATTATATCTCGCTTCTTTTAAATTTGGAGCTAATCCATATCCAATTATGTCCATTATTAAATCTTTTTTATTTCTTATTTTACCTGCAAAACTTTCTACTGCATTACCAAAGAATTTCATGTTTTCCGCTTTAACATTTTTCATTAAGAATACAGGCTCTGGATTTTTATAACCATATGGTTCTAATTTTTCTATTTCATCGAAGAATGTAGGCCAAATTTTTTCTATTTCCATATCTATTGAAACTTCTGAAATAGGCTTTTTTTCTCCATATAAATCAAAATATGATTCATTTACCTTAGTTCTTAATAAATCTAAATTATCATTTGGGACGGAAAATCCAGCTGCTAATTCATGGCCTCCAAATTCTTGAAATAAATCTTCTTTAGAAGAATTTTTAAACAAATCCATTAAGTTAATTCCTTGAGGACTTCTTGCCGAACCTTTTCCAAAAGTTTCTTCTTTTGAAATCATCAGTACGGGTTTATTGAATTGAGAAGAAAGTTTTGAAGCAACTATGCCAAGAACACCAAGATGCCAGTTATCTCCACTCAATACTATTACTTTATCTTTTTTATATTCTGGGTTTACATCCATTTGACTTAAAGCAAAGAGATAAATCTCTTTTTCTTTTGCTTGTCTTTTACTGTTGAGTTTTATTAAAGCACTTACATTTTTTTGTATTTCTGAATCATTTTTTGATGTCAAAAGTTTAAACGCTGTAAAAGCATCGGCCATTCTTCCGGCAGCATTAATTTTAGGTGCAACTTTATAAGCTATTATATGTGATTTTATTTCTGAAGGAACTATTTTCAATTCTTTTAGAAGAGCTTCTACGCCTTTTAAAGGATTTTTTCTTATTTTATCTAAACCTCTTTTTACAAAATATCTGTTTTCTGATAAAAGAGGTACTATGTCAGCAATAGTTCCTATAGCTACTAAGTCTATATAATTATATGGATCAAAAGAAGGATTTATTTCTTTAGATAAAGCCAATAAAACTTTAAAAGCAACTCCAACTCCAGCAAGTCCCTTAAAAGGATAATTATTATCTTTTCTCTTTGGGTTTACAACGGCATCAGCTGGTGGAAGGTTTTCTTGCTGTTCATGATGATCTGTTACTATTACTTTCATCCCAAGTTTTTTTGCAAAGCTTATTTCTTCAATTGAAGTTATTCCACAATCTACGGTTATTATGTTTTTGAATCCATTTTTATTAAAATCAGATATTGCATCCATATTCAGACTATAACCTTCATCCATTCTCGAAGGAATATAAGCATCAACATTAAAACCAAGATCTTTCAAACCCATATATAATGTTGCAGCTGCAGTTACTCCATCAACATCATAATCTCCAAATACGACGATTTTTTCTTCTTTTTGTTTTATTTCTTTGAGTAAAGATACAGCTTTATCCATATCTTTTAAGTAAAAAGGATCTATTACTTGATTTTTAGAGGGATTTAAAAATTCAACAGCTTCATTTTTATCTTTTAGACCCCTACTTACTAGAAGTTTTCCAAGGAATTCAGAAATTCCTATATCATTAGAAAGACCACGGGCAATTTTTATATTTGCCTCATAGTCAGGGTCATTGGGGTCCCAAAAGACTCTCCAATTATTATTCATTTTTTGTTCCCCTTTCTTATTTATTTTTATTTCTTCTTTTCTTATATTATACAAAAATTATCTGTAAATAACAATAAGAAATGATGTAGGACAAATTTAAAATACTGTTAATTCATTATTTTTTGTTTTTTTATTATAGTTATGATTTAAAGTGTTAAATATACATGGTATAATTTAAATGAAAAAATTAATAAGCTTGGGGGTTCTTAAATAATGAAAAAAATAGCTATAATAACTACTGGTGGAACTATTGCAATGAGACATGATCCAATTCTCGGAGTTATTCCATCTGATGAACTAAACAAATCTTTGAATGATATTCCTTATTTGAGAGATATGGCAGAAACAGAACTTTTTGAATTTTCAAATATACCAAGTCCACACATGACTCCTGATAAAATGTTTGATCTTTCTAAATTTGTGAGAAAAATATTGAATAGGAAAGATATAGATGGTATAGTTATAACCCATGGAACGGATACACTTGAAGAAACGGCATATTTTTTAGATTTATTGCTTGATACTGTAAAACCTGTAGTTATGACAGCGGCGATGAGAGATTGGAATGAACCAGCTACAGATGGACCAAGAAATTTAATAGCTTCAGTAAGAGTAGCTTGTGCATTACATTCAATAGAAGAAGGAGTTTTAGTTTGTTTAAATGATGAGATACATGCTGCGAGAGAAGTTACAAAAACTTATACAAGTAATGTAGCGACTTTTGATTCACTTGGATATGGTCCACTTGGTATGGTTGATGAAGATACTGTTATTTTTTTTAGAAGATCTTTATTAAGAATGCATATAAATACCGATAAAATAGAAGATAAAGTGGCTTTAATAAAAACTTATACTGGAGATGATGGAAGAATAATAAAAGAACTTCCAGATCTTGGATATAAAGGTGTTGTTATCGAGGGATTTGGAAGAGGAAATGTTCCAGAACCCGTAGCTGATGCTATTGAAGAATTAATAAATAAAAAAATACCAGTGGTATTAGTATCGAGATGCTTTAAAGGGAGAGTTCTTGGAGTGTATGGATATAAGGGAGGAGGAGCAGACCTCAAAAATAGAGGAATTATAATGGGTCAAGAAGTTTCTGGTCCTAAAGCAAGAATAAAATTGATGGTAGTTCTTGGAAAAACTAATGATATGGAGATTATAAGATCTTATTTTGAATATCAAAATAAATGAGGTGGAATTTTGTGACTAAAAACCAAAAAGCGGCTATATTTAATTCAATATATTTAATAATATTTTTTTCTATAGCAGCGCTTTCTATGCAGGTTTTTTCTATTCTGGTTTTTTCTCTTGGGGTTATATTTGTTGTAGAATTATTTTCTAAATTTTTTATGAAATTTTTAAAAATGCCTAAAAAATTTGCAATTTTAATATCTATATTAATAATATTTATAAGTCTTATATTTTTATTGGTTTTTTTAATACCTACCGTGATTGGTGAGGTTTCTAATTTTATAAATTTTTTAAATGGAATCTTTGAAAAGCAAGAATGGAGAGAATTATTCCCAGAAAAATTTGATGATATAGAAAAAAATGTAACTGAATTTTTGATAACTTTGAGACCTAAAATAATATCCTTCATAAACGATGCTTTAATACAAATGCCTAATTTAGGTGGGAAAATAGGTTCTTTTATCTTTTACTTAGTTTTAATAACTATATATGGAAGTTTTTACTTTGATTCTTTTAAATTAAAAGCAGGAAATTTATTTCCTAAATCTATAAGAAACACATCTATATCATTTCTAAAAGATTTATATGTTAACTTAAAAAGTTTTGTTATCTCTACTTTATTTGCGGCTCTTTTTGTTGGGATTGGAGCTTTTATAATAATGAATATATTAGGAGTTAAATATTCTTTATTGATGAGTTTTTGGGCGGCATTAACAAATTTTATTCCCATCGTTGGAGTTATTTTTGAGTTTATTCCTTTAATATTAGTTGGTATATCAAGTGGATTGACTAAAATGCTAATATTGCTTTTAATAATGATCATATTACATACATCTGCTTTTATATTCTTCTTGTATGTCATGAAAGGTAGTGCCAGAATAAATCCAGTGGCAGTAATAATTTCAATTTTGATATTTGGATATATATTTGGATTTGTAGGTCCTATAATAGCTGTTCCAATAGGAATATCGATTAAAGTTTTTTGGAAACATTTTGTATCTCCTACTTTTGAAAGGAGCTGAAATATTTTTGAAAAGATATATAATAATATTAATGATTTTGCTATCATTTTTAACTTCTTTTGCTATTAGTGTAGAAGATATACTAAATTTATCTAAGAATGAAAATACTTTAGAACTTTCATGGGATGAATTTTTAAAATATTTAAGTGAGTTTGGATATAGTGAAGAAATAGAAAATGCAGGAAGAATAATATCTGCAAAACGTTTTTTATATGAAAAATATTCAAAATATAATTTTGTTAAAAGTATAATTACAGAAGATTTTAGAGCATTTGCAACTAATTTGAGTTTAATACCTCCAAATTTCAATTTTTCTGAAGATGATATTGAAAAATTAATAATAGTTTTTCCAAACATGGTTGAAAGGGTTGAAGATTATTTGATAAATCCAGATGAATCTAAAAATTATGTCAAATATCTATATAGAATTGAAAAATTTGAAAAAAGAATAAATATAACCCAGTATGATATATATATTAATTATTTAATAAAAAAATCTATAAATAATTCTACATTTTTAGATGAAAGTCAAAAAGCATTCATAGTAAAGTATGTTCCTGTTGTGTATTTGAAAAAAATTGATGATATAATTTCAAATGAATCTTTTTCTATTGAAGAAAAGGATTATATAGGGGCATATAAATTATTGGGATTTATGAAAGATATTAATTCTATAAATGAAAAAAATCTTGAAACTTATATACTCTTAAATTCTTATTTTGATATAAAACAAAAACTTACATCTTTAAATAATAGTGTTTATTTTGTAGAAAAAACAGATTTAAATGATTTTATAGAAGATTCTTTGAGTTATATATATAAATCTCAAGGTTTAAATATAAAACACGATTTGATAGATGATTTAATTTTAAATTTATTAAAAACTTTAAATATAAAAGTTGGAAATTTAAAAGAAAAAATGGTATTAGATTTTTCAAGAGATAAATTGAATATAAATGCTGAAATAAATAAAGAAATAGATATTTTATATGATCAAATTGAAAGTATAAATAAAATGAAAATTTTAGATATTGATAAAAAAACAAATTCTAGCACTGAGACGATAAAAAATTTAGAACAAAATAAAAATGAATCATCAGACAAAGATAAAAAATATAATTATTTATTCATAATAATTCCAATATTAATTATTTTTATACTTTTTGTAATGATAATAGAGGTATTTCCAAATATACGTATAGCAGAATTCTTTGTTAAAATGGGATTACCCATTTTCTCTTTTAGGATAATTAATAAACTTCTTTTAAAAGAGCCAAACAATTTTAAATATTATATATTTCTTGCTAAAGTTTATGAAAAAATGGATAAATATAATGAATCTATAAGTACTTATAAACATGCTATGAAAATTAAAGAAAGAGGAGATTTTAATGAATAATTCTTTGATAATATCATCATCTTCGAAAGAAGTTTATATTGGTCTCAAAAATGAAAATGATATTTTGATAAAAACAGCAACTGGTAGAAATTCTGGATCTCAAATAATAATAAAAATAGATCAACTTTTAAAAGAAAATAAACTCAAATTAAAAGATATAAAAAATTATTTTATAGATATAGGCCCTGGTTCTTTTACAGGGATTAGAATATCAATTGTTACCTTGCAAGGTTTATTAATGCCTTTTGAAGATTTTTCAATTAGAAAATTTTATTTTACTGATATTGTTAATCTCTGTTTAAAAGATAAAAAAGTTGTTAAAAGAGCTGTATTGAAAAGGGCGAGAGAAGATGCTGCTTATATAGCTTTATATGAAAATGAAATGCGCATAAATGAACCTGAAATGGTTAATTTTTCAGATTTTAAAAGTTATTTGAATGGATATACTCTTTTAGGTGAAGAGGCTTTGTATTTTAAGAATAAATATGATTTAAAAAATGATCATAGAGAAATATTTTTTGATAAGGATGTTTTTATTGATATAGAAAAAATCTCTAAAAGTGTTGATATTAACAATCTAAAACCTTTATATCTTCAAAAACCTTTAGCTGTGGAAAATTTTGAAAAGATTACAGGTAAAACATTAGATAAAAAAAATTGGGATTAAATAAATTTTCAAAGGAGTTTAAACATGTCAAAAAAAATTTCATTAATAGGTATTTTTACTGCTTTAGCTTTTATATTATCATTTTTAAAATTTCCATCACCAGTTGGAAGTATAGCACTTGATTCTATGCCAGGATTTTTGTTGAGTATTATAAATCCTTTATACGGAGGAATTGCATCTTTACTGGGACATTTTTTTACATCATGGAATTCTGGTTTTTATTTTCAACTTTATCATATACCTCTTGCTTTAGCAATGTTTGCGATAACTTATATTTTTGGTAAATTATATCAAAAAAATAAGATTATATCTATTTTAATAGGTGTAATTTTAAATGGTATTGTATCTCCTTTTATAGTTGTAAAAATTATTACTTTTAAAGGAGTTTTGGGAATAATGCCTATGTTGATAGTAGCAAGTATTGTGAATATTTTATTAGCAGTTATTATATACTCAATGCTAAAAAAATATAATATAATAAAAAAATAAAAAACTTCATCGAAGTTTTTTATTTTTTATTTTTTATTTTGATTCTTTTCTTTTTTTTAAGATTTGTGTTTATTGTATCTAAAGATAAATGAGTTATATAACCTATGAATAAACTAAAACTATAAAAAAATTTTATTAATATGTAATATTTAGTATTTAGTAAAAATAGTATTACAGATAATAGAACAGCTGTTAAAATAGAATGCCATGCACCTCTATGTTTAGTAGTATTATTGAAAATTATGCCAAACAAAGTTCCAACAGATATTCCTACAAAAATTATCAAAAGATAATAAAAAGGTCCTTTAAATGGGATATAATGCTTAAAAATATAGTCATATTCAAAAAAATAATATACAGAAACAAGTATTAATAATATTCTGAAAAATCTATTTATTAAAGATTTTTGATGATCTACATCTGGAAAATCACTCCCAAGTATAAAAAGAGCATAAGATATTGTTATTTCAGAAGCTGAAAAAGAATAAAAATTTTTAGTAAATAAATAACTTATTATATTGAATACAAAGAAAAAAATAGGAAATCCTATTATTCCTGAGATTATATGAGTTCTAAAATTTGGCATTTAATCACCTTATTATATATTTTTTGTAAAAGAAAGTGGGGATTTTCCCCACTAATGTTATAATTCATTTTCGGCCGAAGCTATTTCAAAGGTTAATGATTTTAAAGATATTACAAAGTCTACATCTTCTACAGATATATTTTCTGGAACAGATAAAGATGTAGGAGTGAAATTTAGAATACCTTTAATTCCTGCTTCAAGAAGTATATCTACAACTTCTTGAGCTGCATTTACAGGAACGGAAAGAACTGCTATTTCCACATTATATGTTTTTATTATTTTTTCGATATCCTGTATTCTTTCTATTTTTACACCAGGGACTATCATATTACCAATCTTTTTTTCATCATTATCAAAAGCGGTAACAACTTTGAACCCATTTTTTTCTAAACCTGAATAATTAGCTATAGCATAACCAAGATTACCTGCACCAACTATTGCAACATTCCAGTTTTTCTTCAATCCAAGGATTTCTTTTAATTTAAAAGAAAGTTTGTCAACATTATAACCTACTCCTCTTTTTCCAAATTCACCGAAATAAGATAGATCTTTCCTAACTTGAGAAGCCTTTATTCCCAATAAATCGGCCATTTCTTTGGAAGAGGTTTTTTCGATACCATTTTCTTTCAATTTATTAAGACATCTATAATAGATTGCCAGTCTCCTTACCGTTGGTTTTGGTATTTTAGGAGCTCTCATTTTCTCACCCCTTCACAACAATATTAACTAATTTTTTCGGTACATATATGACTTTTACAATACTTTTACCTTCTATATGTTTTAATATTTTTTCATCTTCTAAAGCTAATTTTTTAATTATTTCAGAATCTTCTTCTACTGATACATTTAATTGAGATCTTAATTTACCATTTACTTGAATAACTATTGTTAATTCATCTACTTTCAATGCTTCTTCGTCTACAGTTGGCCAATTAGAATCAATTACTAATGATTCATGATTTAAAAGATGCCATAACTCTTCAGATATATGAGGTGCAATTGGTGATAACATCAAAGCAAAATTATCAGCAATTTCTCTTAAAAGCATGTAATTTAAATTATTTTCATTATTTTTTAAATAATTATTTAATTCATTAGAAAGTTCCATCATAGCACTTATAGCGGTATTAAATTGAAAATTACCTTCTATATCGTTAGTGGCTTTTTTAATTATTTGATGTAATTTTCTTCTCAATGCTTTTTCTTCTTTGTTTTTTAAATTTAATTTAGATTTATCAAATTTTATATCTTTTACTTCATCAATAAATTTCATATATGAGTTCCAAACTTTATTTAAAAATCTATAAACACCTTCCACACCAGAATCATTCCATTCCGTATCTTTTTCTGGTGGTCCCATAAATAATATATAAGTTCTCAACGAATCAGTTCCAAACTTATTTATAATATCTTCTGGAGATACTACATTTCCTTTTGATTTAGACATTTTAGCTCCATCTTTATAGATCATTCCTTGAGTATAAAGATTTTTAAAAGGTTCTTCAAAATTTATTAAATTCATATCATGAAGTACTTTGGTTATAAATCTTGAATATAAAAGATGAAGTATAGCATGTTCTACTCCGCCTATATATTGATCTACAGGTAACCAATTGTTTACATCTTCTGAGTCAAATATCATATCATTTTTATGTGGGTTTACATATCTCAAATAATACCATGATGAATCAACAAAGGTATCCATAGTATCAACTTCTCTATGAGCTGTTCCACCACATATTGGACATTTAGTTTCTTTGAAATCGTTATTATCAACAAGAGGGCTCTTTCCAGTTGTTTCGAATTTTACATCTCTTGGTAATTTTACTGGTAGATCTTTTTCTGGTACAGGAACTGTACCACATTTATCACAATAAATTATAGGAATAGGTGCGCCCCAATATCTTTGCCTTGATATTAACCAATCTCTTAATTTATATTGTGTTTTTTGTTTTCCAATTTTTTCTTCTTCAAGCCAATTTAAAATTTCTTTTAAAGCTATTCTATTTTTCTTACCATTAAAATTTTCTGAATTTATCATAACTCCGTCTTCTGTAAAAGCCTTTTCAGATATATCAGCATTTTCACCATCTATTACTTGTCTGATATTTAAATCGAAAACCTTTGCAAATTCATAATCTCTTTGATCATGAGCTGGAACAGCCATGATAGCACCAGTTCCATATTCATAAAGAATATAATTTGCAACATATATTGGGATCTTTTCATTGTTTACAGGATTAATAGCATAACTTCCAGTGAAAGCCCCATCTTTCTTTGCTCCTTCTGCTGTTCTTTTAAATCTATCTTCTAATCCAACCTTTTTTAGAAAATCAGATACATCTTTTTTATTTTCATCAGTAGTCAAAATGTCAACTAATGGAGATTCTGGAGCTAAAGCCATAAAAGTTACTCCCCATAATGTATCAGGTCTTGTAGTAAAAACATTTATAGTTTCATCTTTACCTTCAATTTTAAATTCAACTTCAGCACCAACACTTTTACCTATCCAATTTTTTTGCATTATTTTAACATTTTCAGGCCATTCATCAAGTTTGTCTATATCATTTAAAAGTCTTTCTGCATAATCAGTTATTTTGAAATACCATTGTTCTAAATGTTTTATTTCAACTTCATGACCACATCTTTCACAAGAGCCATTTACAACTTGTTCATTTGCAAGAACTGTTTTACAATCATCACACCAATTAACTGCTGCTTTTTTCTTATAAACAAGTCCTTTTTCATACATTTTTATAAATATCCATTGAGTCCATTTATAGTATTCTTCTGAAGAAGTCATTATTTCTCTACTCCAATCATAAGAAATACCCATTTTTTTTATTTGATTTCTTATTATATCTATATTTTTTAAAGTCCATTTTTCCGGATGTATGTTACCTTGTTTTATTGCCGCATTTTCAGCAGGTAAACCAAAAGAATCATATCCAAATGGATGTAAAACATTATAACCTGTCATTTTTCTATATCTTGCTACAACATCTCCAATAGTATAATTTTTAACATGTCCTACATGGAGAGTTCCTGAGGGATATGGAAACATTATTAGATTATAGAATTTTGGTTTTTCTGAATTCTGAGGAGTTTGAAAAGCTTTTTTTTCTTCCCAAACTTTTTGCCATTTTTTTTCAAATTCAACAGGATTATACTCTCTTTCCATTTATATAACCTCCATTTATTTTTATATTGTTAATTATACCACATATAAGCACTTTTTCACAATTACTAATTACCTGTTATTGTGGGTATATATAAGTTAAGATCTTTAGATATGTTTTGAATATTTATATCTGGATGTTTTAAAAGTCTTGATTGTCCAGGTTCTTGTATTAAAAAAAATACTTTTGATGGGTCTCCGCTTTTAAATGAGCTATTATAAGGGATTATATAGGTATAATCTGTTTTTATATTTGGAGATTTAAAAAAATAAAATTTATAAGGGTTTAAACCTGGTGTTAAATTACCTTGAAACAAATATTTTCCATTATTATCTTTGAAAGAACTCCAAACATCTTTTGAACCTATTATATATATTTGAATATATCCAGTTCTATCTTCTGATTGCAATTGAGTCAATATTTTATCTAAATCATCCATTTGTTTTTTTAAAAGACTATTAGAAACTATATATTTTTCTACTAAACCATTGGGTTTAAAATAAGAGTTCATTTGATTTATATCTTTTTCTAATTGAGAATTTTTTTGATTTAATTCATTTGATAATCTGTTTATTTGTTTTTGAGAGTAATTTTTAAAATTAACCATTCTTATTTCCGTAATTATAGACAAGATTAATGCTAAAACACTTATAAAAATAAGAATTATTTTTGATTTCATTCTTCACCTCCAATAAAAAACATCAAATTTTGATACAAATCTTTTTTTGTTTGCAAAATTTTTTTTAATTTTTGTATAGTATTATCAACTTTTTTTTGTTTTACAATTAATTTTTTTGAAATTTCTTTATAAGAAAAACCATCAAACCATAAATTTACTATATCTGTTTCATCTTCATTTAATTCTATTAAAGCACTGTCTATTACATAATTTAATAAGAGATTTTTAGTTTGATTCTCTGGATCTTTTAAATAATATTCAAATCCTTCATTAAAATCATCATAAGTATTTTCTATGCTTATAGCTTCTGTAAGCACTTTGTTTTTTTGTCTATTTAAATAAGTAACAAAAGATTTAACTTCAGAGGATATATTTAAATAAGCAAAAGTTGAAAATTTAGAATTTGAATTTTCATCATAATTAAATACAGCTTGCATTAATCCTACAAAACCAATTTGTACAAAATCTTCAAAATCAGCCCATGCGCCATAATACTTAGAAACAACAGATTTAATCATTGGTTCGAATTTTTCCAAAATTATCCCCATCGCTTCTTTATCTCCTACTTGAGATAATTTCACAAGACGATTAGTATTCAATCTTCTGAGAATATAAATATTTCTATTCATGATTTTCAAGCCCCTAATAATAATTTAATTTAAATTAATAATATTTTATC from Oceanotoga teriensis encodes the following:
- a CDS encoding sigma-70 family RNA polymerase sigma factor, which encodes MNRNIYILRRLNTNRLVKLSQVGDKEAMGIILEKFEPMIKSVVSKYYGAWADFEDFVQIGFVGLMQAVFNYDENSNSKFSTFAYLNISSEVKSFVTYLNRQKNKVLTEAISIENTYDDFNEGFEYYLKDPENQTKNLLLNYVIDSALIELNEDETDIVNLWFDGFSYKEISKKLIVKQKKVDNTIQKLKKILQTKKDLYQNLMFFIGGEE
- the leuS gene encoding leucine--tRNA ligase, which codes for MEREYNPVEFEKKWQKVWEEKKAFQTPQNSEKPKFYNLIMFPYPSGTLHVGHVKNYTIGDVVARYRKMTGYNVLHPFGYDSFGLPAENAAIKQGNIHPEKWTLKNIDIIRNQIKKMGISYDWSREIMTSSEEYYKWTQWIFIKMYEKGLVYKKKAAVNWCDDCKTVLANEQVVNGSCERCGHEVEIKHLEQWYFKITDYAERLLNDIDKLDEWPENVKIMQKNWIGKSVGAEVEFKIEGKDETINVFTTRPDTLWGVTFMALAPESPLVDILTTDENKKDVSDFLKKVGLEDRFKRTAEGAKKDGAFTGSYAINPVNNEKIPIYVANYILYEYGTGAIMAVPAHDQRDYEFAKVFDLNIRQVIDGENADISEKAFTEDGVMINSENFNGKKNRIALKEILNWLEEEKIGKQKTQYKLRDWLISRQRYWGAPIPIIYCDKCGTVPVPEKDLPVKLPRDVKFETTGKSPLVDNNDFKETKCPICGGTAHREVDTMDTFVDSSWYYLRYVNPHKNDMIFDSEDVNNWLPVDQYIGGVEHAILHLLYSRFITKVLHDMNLINFEEPFKNLYTQGMIYKDGAKMSKSKGNVVSPEDIINKFGTDSLRTYILFMGPPEKDTEWNDSGVEGVYRFLNKVWNSYMKFIDEVKDIKFDKSKLNLKNKEEKALRRKLHQIIKKATNDIEGNFQFNTAISAMMELSNELNNYLKNNENNLNYMLLREIADNFALMLSPIAPHISEELWHLLNHESLVIDSNWPTVDEEALKVDELTIVIQVNGKLRSQLNVSVEEDSEIIKKLALEDEKILKHIEGKSIVKVIYVPKKLVNIVVKG